The proteins below are encoded in one region of Desulfobacterales bacterium:
- a CDS encoding UvrD-helicase domain-containing protein translates to MKQADKQPVADARQREAAIDPERSFIVQAPAGSGKTELLIQRFLRLLAGVKTPEAVVAITFTRKAAAEMRSRILSALERAEDPEPPEAPHEARTWRLARAAKAQNDRQNWHLPENPSRLRIQTIDALCAAITRQMPFLSRLGAPPEIAETPEDFYQQAARETVAELEAGSKWSSAIEALIRHLDNQLDKIEGLIAGMLARRDQWLRHIAAGELPEKRREHLERALERVVTEALEDARNRFPDALIDDLLDLARFAAGNLADANPASPLLACRELKALPAARPEALDQWLGLCDLLLTKDGGFRRKSDKNLGFPAPSSAKKNKALKTLYEEKKSAFQALISELAADSGLAGRLHALRGLPACAYSDNEWVILEALSEILRLASAHLALAFQAEGKVDFSEVAIRADQALGDSENPTDLALSMDYQIQHILIDEFQDTSITQYTLLEKMTMGWQPGDGRTFFAVGDPMQSIYGFREAEVGLFIRAWQNGLGQLALNPLALRVNFRSQKGIVDWVNQSFPQIMPPENDAHLGAVAYSPAEAVFGSEGTAAVKIHPVIPPDRQQEAEAVLACIRQAQADDPAGSIAVLVRSRPHLELILKHLKAHRISFTGVEIESLKNRPVIQDLLSLTRAISHPADRIAWLAVLRAPWCGLCLKDLYALAADAPDKTIMGLLQDADRIGRLSSDGQMRAKRCRDILLPRILERERRSLRRLVEGAWLLLGGPAGCFSEADFNDARAFLDLLDEAIGTGVLDDIAAFESKTAELFARPDPAADPKLQVMTIHKAKGLEFDTVILPGLDRPPPAAGSRLLMWLERSGGAGSDLLLAPIAEAGPESSKTYEYIRQFEKKKRAYEDGRLLYVAATRAKKRLHLLGGAKPGTEPGAVRPPDAASLLYPLWPVVYERFQEADRDRKARSDAGSAPGPGEAESAMIPYIRRLSRDWQPPAPPPGLAGLSVPAPEVLVPASERPPFDWAGETVRRIGTVVHRWLRIICEDGLEKWWPARVEQLTERIFRHLKSAGISGDQLEEGVSQVKSALIQTIGDPAGRWILSRHASAACEYRVSGILAGRLVNMVIDRTFVDDEGVRWIIDYKSSIHHGGAVEYFLDREKERYQEQMAGYASVMRAMENRPIRLMLYYPQLKNYREWAAGEV, encoded by the coding sequence ATGAAACAGGCGGATAAACAGCCGGTGGCGGATGCCCGGCAGCGGGAGGCCGCCATTGACCCCGAACGCTCCTTTATCGTACAGGCCCCGGCCGGTTCGGGAAAAACCGAGCTTCTGATCCAGCGCTTCCTGAGGCTGCTGGCCGGCGTAAAGACGCCGGAGGCGGTGGTGGCCATCACCTTTACCCGAAAGGCGGCCGCGGAGATGCGGAGCCGGATTTTAAGCGCCCTTGAACGCGCCGAAGATCCGGAGCCGCCAGAGGCCCCGCACGAAGCGCGCACCTGGCGGCTGGCCCGGGCCGCAAAGGCGCAGAATGATCGGCAGAACTGGCATTTGCCGGAGAATCCGAGCCGTCTGCGGATTCAGACCATTGACGCCCTGTGCGCGGCCATAACCCGGCAGATGCCGTTTTTGTCGCGGCTGGGCGCCCCTCCGGAAATCGCCGAAACCCCGGAAGACTTCTATCAGCAGGCCGCCCGGGAAACCGTGGCCGAACTGGAGGCGGGCTCAAAATGGTCGTCCGCCATTGAAGCCTTGATCCGCCATCTGGACAATCAGCTGGATAAGATTGAAGGCCTGATTGCCGGGATGCTGGCCAGGCGGGATCAATGGCTCCGCCATATCGCCGCCGGGGAGCTTCCGGAAAAACGGCGGGAGCATCTGGAGCGGGCATTGGAGAGAGTCGTCACAGAAGCGCTCGAAGACGCCAGAAACCGGTTTCCGGATGCGTTAATTGATGATTTGCTGGATCTGGCCCGGTTTGCCGCCGGCAATCTGGCAGATGCCAATCCGGCCTCGCCCCTTCTGGCCTGCCGGGAGCTTAAGGCCCTGCCTGCGGCCCGGCCGGAGGCCCTGGATCAGTGGCTGGGGCTGTGCGATCTGCTATTGACCAAAGACGGCGGCTTCCGCCGCAAGTCGGATAAAAATCTGGGGTTTCCGGCGCCCAGCAGCGCAAAAAAAAACAAAGCCCTGAAAACCCTCTATGAAGAAAAGAAATCCGCCTTTCAAGCCCTGATATCCGAGCTGGCGGCTGATTCCGGCCTGGCCGGGCGACTGCACGCCCTGCGCGGCCTGCCGGCGTGCGCTTACAGTGACAATGAATGGGTGATTCTGGAGGCGCTTTCGGAGATCCTGCGGCTCGCATCTGCCCATCTGGCATTGGCGTTTCAGGCCGAGGGCAAGGTGGATTTTTCCGAAGTGGCCATTCGGGCGGACCAGGCGCTCGGGGATTCGGAAAATCCCACGGATCTCGCCCTTTCCATGGACTACCAGATACAGCACATCCTGATCGATGAGTTCCAGGATACCAGCATTACCCAGTACACGTTGCTGGAAAAAATGACCATGGGCTGGCAGCCCGGGGACGGGCGCACGTTTTTTGCCGTGGGCGATCCCATGCAGTCGATCTACGGGTTCCGTGAGGCCGAGGTGGGGCTGTTCATCCGGGCATGGCAGAACGGGCTGGGACAGTTGGCGCTCAATCCCCTGGCCTTGCGGGTCAATTTTCGCTCGCAAAAAGGGATTGTGGATTGGGTCAACCAGAGTTTTCCGCAAATTATGCCGCCGGAAAATGATGCGCATCTGGGGGCGGTGGCCTATTCGCCGGCTGAAGCCGTGTTTGGATCCGAAGGCACGGCTGCGGTAAAGATTCATCCGGTGATTCCGCCGGACCGGCAGCAGGAGGCCGAAGCCGTTTTGGCCTGTATCCGCCAGGCGCAGGCGGATGATCCGGCGGGCAGTATTGCGGTCCTTGTCCGCAGCCGGCCCCATCTGGAGCTAATCCTCAAGCATCTCAAGGCGCACAGGATCTCATTTACCGGGGTGGAAATCGAGTCCCTTAAAAACCGGCCCGTCATCCAGGATCTTTTATCCCTTACCCGGGCCATATCGCATCCGGCGGATCGCATCGCCTGGCTGGCCGTTCTTCGGGCGCCCTGGTGCGGCCTGTGCCTTAAAGATCTCTATGCGCTGGCGGCAGATGCGCCGGATAAAACCATTATGGGGCTTCTGCAGGATGCGGATCGGATCGGCCGGTTGAGTTCTGACGGGCAGATGCGGGCGAAGCGGTGCCGGGATATTCTCCTGCCGCGGATTCTGGAGCGGGAGCGCCGGTCCTTAAGACGTCTGGTCGAGGGGGCGTGGCTTTTACTGGGCGGACCGGCCGGCTGTTTTTCCGAGGCGGATTTTAACGATGCCCGGGCTTTTCTGGATCTTTTGGATGAGGCGATCGGTACCGGCGTTCTGGATGATATCGCCGCATTTGAATCCAAAACAGCCGAGCTTTTTGCAAGGCCCGATCCGGCAGCAGACCCGAAGCTTCAGGTGATGACCATTCATAAGGCCAAGGGGCTTGAGTTTGACACGGTGATTCTGCCGGGTCTGGACAGGCCGCCGCCGGCTGCCGGATCACGGCTTCTCATGTGGCTTGAGCGCTCAGGCGGAGCCGGCAGTGATCTGCTGCTGGCCCCCATTGCCGAGGCCGGGCCGGAGAGCAGCAAAACCTATGAGTATATCCGGCAGTTTGAGAAAAAAAAGCGGGCCTATGAAGATGGCCGGCTGCTTTATGTGGCGGCTACCCGGGCGAAAAAACGGCTGCACCTGCTGGGCGGGGCAAAGCCGGGCACCGAGCCGGGCGCGGTGCGGCCGCCGGATGCCGCTTCCCTGCTCTATCCCCTATGGCCGGTGGTATATGAGCGCTTTCAGGAAGCGGACAGGGACCGGAAGGCGCGTTCGGATGCCGGGAGCGCCCCCGGGCCCGGGGAAGCGGAGTCCGCCATGATTCCCTATATCCGGCGCTTGTCCCGGGACTGGCAGCCTCCTGCCCCCCCGCCGGGCTTGGCCGGCCTTTCGGTGCCGGCTCCGGAAGTCCTGGTGCCGGCATCTGAGCGCCCCCCGTTTGATTGGGCCGGGGAGACGGTGCGCCGCATAGGGACCGTGGTTCACCGCTGGCTGCGAATTATTTGCGAGGACGGCCTTGAAAAATGGTGGCCCGCCCGGGTGGAGCAATTGACAGAGCGCATTTTCCGGCATCTTAAAAGCGCGGGCATCAGCGGGGATCAGCTGGAGGAAGGCGTATCCCAGGTAAAATCCGCCTTGATACAGACGATCGGGGATCCCGCGGGCCGCTGGATACTCTCCCGCCATGCGTCGGCGGCCTGCGAATACAGAGTGTCCGGAATTTTGGCGGGCCGGCTCGTCAACATGGTCATTGACCGGACATTTGTCGATGATGAGGGGGTACGGTGGATTATCGACTACAAAAGCAGTATCCACCACGGCGGGGCCGTCGAGTATTTTTTGGACCGGGAAAAGGAGCGCTACCAGGAGCAGATGGCGGGCTATGCAAGCGTCATGCGGGCTATGGAAAACCGGCCGATCCGGCTGATGCTGTATTATCCGCAGCTCAAAAATTACCGGGAGTGGGCGGCGGGGGAGGTGTAG
- the panP gene encoding putative pyridoxal-dependent aspartate 1-decarboxylase — MGNHSSANHSPAPDRPDLIADWEHLFKVFIQPEDHASRETLIKYMEQILFGLHDFLRKHVGITEAKSLKDLSEQFTNTRIRENPEKKLADVITCVIDDIAPHAVNIASPYFVGHMTSAIPFFMVHLKTIVAALNQNVVKLETSKVVSIIEKQVIAKIHRMIFENSEAFYQAHVQNTETTLGAFVEGGTSANLTALWVARNARLAPKPGFDGVEMDGMAAAYRAHEIDRAVILVSRLGHYSLRKAAGILGIGNKNVIPIETDERNRIDIEALRQTIRELEADQKTSIVAVVGIAGATETGTIDPLPEMADICAEHGIHLHVDAAWGGPTLFSGKYKYLLEGIKRADSVTIDGHKQFYMPMSCGMVYFKSPTAMDGIAYYANYVNRRGSVDLGIKSLSGSREANSLILDSALKIMGTKGYELLINHGIETAAAFAEEIDRRENFELVTAPALNILTYRLCPPALKHQLVSGDDDARQAANERLNAINRNLQRLQREAGWSFVSRTALKTAPNEAPESKVVLRAVIMNPMTTLGILNEILDEQEEIYHTYLVGV, encoded by the coding sequence ATGGGGAATCATTCAAGCGCAAACCACTCGCCTGCACCCGACAGGCCGGATCTGATTGCGGACTGGGAGCACCTCTTCAAAGTGTTTATCCAACCCGAGGACCATGCCTCGCGGGAAACGCTTATCAAATACATGGAGCAGATCCTTTTCGGGCTCCATGATTTTTTGAGAAAACACGTAGGCATCACCGAAGCCAAAAGCCTGAAGGATCTATCCGAGCAATTTACCAATACGAGAATCCGCGAAAACCCGGAAAAAAAACTTGCGGATGTTATTACCTGCGTGATTGACGATATCGCCCCGCACGCCGTTAACATCGCCTCTCCCTATTTTGTCGGCCATATGACCTCGGCCATCCCTTTTTTCATGGTGCATTTAAAAACCATTGTGGCGGCCCTCAATCAGAATGTGGTCAAACTTGAGACCTCCAAGGTGGTCTCGATCATCGAAAAACAGGTAATCGCCAAAATCCACCGCATGATTTTTGAAAACAGCGAGGCCTTCTACCAGGCGCATGTCCAGAACACCGAGACCACGCTGGGCGCCTTTGTGGAGGGGGGGACCAGCGCCAACCTGACGGCCCTCTGGGTGGCCAGAAACGCCAGACTGGCGCCCAAACCGGGCTTTGACGGCGTGGAGATGGACGGCATGGCCGCCGCGTACAGGGCCCATGAAATTGACCGGGCGGTCATTCTGGTTTCCCGTCTGGGGCACTACTCGCTTCGAAAAGCGGCCGGCATCTTAGGCATCGGCAACAAAAACGTGATTCCGATTGAAACCGATGAACGCAACAGGATCGATATAGAGGCGCTCCGGCAAACCATCCGAGAGCTTGAGGCGGATCAAAAAACCAGCATAGTGGCGGTCGTAGGCATTGCCGGGGCTACGGAAACCGGCACCATTGATCCGCTGCCGGAAATGGCCGATATCTGCGCGGAACACGGCATCCATCTGCATGTGGATGCGGCCTGGGGCGGTCCCACGCTTTTTTCAGGCAAATACAAATACCTGCTGGAGGGCATCAAGCGCGCGGATTCGGTGACCATTGACGGGCATAAACAGTTTTACATGCCCATGAGCTGCGGCATGGTCTATTTCAAAAGCCCCACCGCCATGGATGGCATCGCCTATTACGCCAATTACGTAAACCGCCGGGGCTCGGTGGATCTGGGTATAAAATCGCTTTCCGGCTCGCGGGAGGCCAATTCGCTGATTCTCGACAGTGCCCTTAAAATTATGGGGACCAAGGGCTATGAGCTCCTGATCAATCACGGCATTGAAACCGCGGCGGCATTTGCCGAGGAAATCGACCGTCGGGAGAATTTTGAGCTGGTCACCGCACCGGCGCTAAATATCCTGACCTACCGCCTGTGCCCGCCGGCGCTTAAACATCAGCTGGTTTCAGGGGATGACGACGCCCGGCAGGCGGCCAATGAGCGGTTAAATGCCATTAACCGCAACTTGCAGCGGCTGCAGCGTGAGGCGGGCTGGAGTTTTGTGTCGCGGACGGCACTCAAAACAGCACCGAACGAAGCCCCGGAGAGCAAGGTGGTTTTGCGGGCCGTAATCATGAACCCGATGACTACCCTTGGTATCTTAAACGAGATTCTTGACGAGCAGGAAGAAATCTATCACACTTATCTGGTCGGGGTGTAA
- a CDS encoding PD-(D/E)XK nuclease family protein yields the protein MTDYPQIPHSKIWEKIEQGAAVVTVNRRLARHLTGEYAARNMAAGRSAWETPDIFPYSAWLENLYDALLINPALASAEKWPDRLSPTQELWIWESVIRDSDYGRGLLQAQAAAKTAQQAWRLCRQWRIDIRQLSHAPPPDTEAFIDWLQNFTRWCRRENWVAASGLPDLVASAIRQSLIEPPETILFAGFDEYPPQMTDLFAAIQSVQKTVKLIAAPSVSSHGERVELPDTETEITHAACWIRHLLTERPDQRIGVIVPDLEAVRQPIIRIFDDILHPDLVFSTDTDLERIYNISLGRPLADYPMVGLALAMLERGGGCIPLSILTGIMRSPFIGGADAELASRSLFDARLRKTGETEFSVDAIYKKAEATGCHHLGRLLRALEAAAGGLSRPRLPSQWTTVFTSLLAALEWPGGRTLSSTAYQTLDAWQEAISRLAEMDRVLGQIPHARAVRLLRQILADTLFQPETGDRPVQVMGVLEAAGAAFDALWVMGVHNEAWPPPPRPNPFIPIWIQRKYHMRHASAEREYEYAKQITGRLTSTAPRVIFSSPRRQGDAELFSSPLIRHLPLSDLDAGKIDPPQFWSDFRNAAAFERTADKTGPEVADGAFVSGGTGLLKAQAECPFKAFVKYRLRTEALEAPVSGLSAAERGALVHRALEKLWETLQTHDALMRMPETDLLAVIEKTVTSAIREKSGLKPQTFTRRFTALETDRLIALITEWLEKERERAPFAVQHREAELPVMICGFGLKTYADRIDQLADGRLVIIDYKTSTPTLNDWFTRRMAEPQLPLYASSLNEPLAAVLFGQVRKGEARFIGVADAEGIAPGVCAIEKDNRQAPEYASLRELLPQWRARLEDLGNEVKSGYAAVSPTAIYQSCRYCDFAPICRINERDMLESENETGG from the coding sequence ATGACAGATTATCCGCAGATTCCGCATTCCAAAATATGGGAAAAAATTGAGCAGGGCGCGGCCGTAGTCACGGTCAACCGCCGGCTGGCCCGGCATCTGACGGGCGAGTACGCGGCCAGAAATATGGCCGCCGGCCGGTCCGCCTGGGAGACCCCGGATATTTTTCCGTATTCGGCCTGGCTTGAAAATCTATATGATGCCCTGCTGATTAATCCCGCATTGGCATCGGCTGAGAAGTGGCCGGATAGGCTTTCTCCGACTCAGGAGCTATGGATCTGGGAGTCCGTGATCCGGGATTCCGATTACGGCAGAGGGCTGCTTCAGGCCCAGGCCGCAGCCAAAACCGCACAGCAGGCCTGGCGCCTATGCCGGCAGTGGCGGATCGATATCAGGCAGCTATCCCATGCCCCGCCGCCGGATACAGAGGCCTTTATTGACTGGCTGCAAAACTTCACCCGTTGGTGCCGGCGCGAAAACTGGGTGGCGGCCTCCGGTCTGCCGGATCTTGTGGCCTCAGCTATCCGGCAGTCTCTGATTGAGCCGCCCGAGACCATCCTGTTCGCCGGGTTTGATGAATACCCGCCGCAGATGACGGATCTCTTCGCTGCGATCCAATCCGTCCAAAAAACGGTAAAGCTGATAGCCGCGCCTTCAGTCTCAAGCCATGGCGAACGCGTTGAACTGCCGGATACCGAGACCGAGATTACCCATGCGGCCTGTTGGATCCGGCATCTGCTCACCGAGCGCCCGGATCAGCGCATCGGTGTCATTGTGCCCGACCTTGAGGCCGTGCGGCAGCCGATTATCCGGATTTTTGATGATATCCTGCATCCGGATCTGGTGTTTTCAACAGATACGGATCTTGAGCGGATATATAATATTTCCCTGGGGCGGCCCCTGGCGGATTATCCGATGGTTGGCCTGGCGCTGGCGATGCTTGAAAGGGGTGGTGGCTGTATCCCGTTAAGTATCCTCACCGGGATTATGCGATCCCCGTTTATCGGCGGCGCGGATGCGGAACTGGCGTCCCGGAGCCTGTTTGATGCCCGCCTTCGAAAAACCGGTGAAACGGAGTTTAGTGTTGATGCCATTTATAAAAAAGCCGAAGCGACGGGATGCCATCACCTTGGCCGGCTCCTCCGGGCTTTGGAAGCGGCTGCCGGGGGGCTGTCCCGCCCAAGGCTTCCTTCCCAATGGACGACGGTTTTCACGAGCCTCTTGGCGGCTTTGGAATGGCCGGGGGGGCGAACGCTATCCAGTACGGCATACCAGACCCTTGATGCCTGGCAGGAGGCGATCTCCCGGCTGGCGGAAATGGACCGGGTGCTCGGTCAGATTCCCCATGCGCGCGCCGTCCGTCTGTTAAGGCAGATTCTGGCCGATACCCTGTTTCAGCCGGAGACAGGCGATCGGCCGGTTCAGGTGATGGGGGTGCTGGAAGCGGCCGGTGCCGCCTTTGATGCCCTATGGGTCATGGGGGTTCATAATGAGGCCTGGCCGCCGCCGCCGCGGCCCAATCCGTTCATTCCCATATGGATTCAACGAAAATACCACATGCGGCATGCCTCCGCCGAACGGGAATACGAATACGCCAAACAGATCACCGGGCGCCTGACAAGTACTGCCCCAAGGGTGATTTTCAGCTCTCCCCGGCGCCAAGGGGATGCCGAGCTCTTTTCAAGCCCCCTGATCCGGCACCTTCCGCTTTCCGACCTGGATGCAGGGAAAATCGACCCCCCCCAATTCTGGAGTGACTTTCGCAACGCCGCGGCATTTGAGCGCACCGCGGATAAGACAGGCCCTGAAGTGGCCGACGGGGCGTTCGTAAGCGGGGGTACCGGGCTTTTAAAAGCCCAGGCCGAGTGCCCGTTTAAAGCGTTTGTCAAATACCGGTTAAGGACGGAGGCGCTGGAGGCCCCGGTTTCCGGGTTGTCCGCAGCCGAGCGGGGGGCTTTGGTCCACCGGGCACTGGAAAAACTGTGGGAGACCCTGCAAACGCATGACGCATTGATGCGCATGCCGGAAACGGATCTTCTGGCAGTCATCGAAAAAACGGTAACGTCCGCCATCCGGGAAAAAAGCGGGTTAAAGCCGCAAACCTTTACCAGGCGGTTTACCGCGCTGGAGACCGATCGTTTGATCGCCCTTATCACGGAATGGCTGGAAAAGGAGCGGGAGCGCGCCCCGTTTGCGGTGCAGCACCGGGAGGCCGAACTGCCGGTCATGATCTGCGGATTCGGCCTGAAAACCTATGCGGACCGGATTGATCAGCTGGCAGACGGCCGGCTGGTGATTATCGACTATAAAACCAGCACGCCCACATTAAATGACTGGTTTACCCGGCGCATGGCCGAGCCGCAGCTCCCCCTTTATGCGAGCAGCCTGAACGAGCCGCTGGCGGCCGTATTGTTCGGCCAGGTCCGAAAAGGCGAGGCGCGGTTTATCGGTGTGGCTGATGCGGAGGGGATCGCCCCGGGGGTTTGCGCGATTGAAAAAGACAACCGGCAGGCCCCGGAATATGCCTCGCTCCGGGAGCTGCTGCCCCAATGGCGGGCCCGGCTCGAGGATCTGGGAAATGAAGTAAAGTCCGGTTATGCGGCCGTATCGCCCACAGCCATTTATCAAAGCTGCCGGTACTGCGATTTCGCCCCCATATGCCGCATCAATGAACGCGATATGCTGGAGTCGGAAAATGAAACAGGCGGATAA
- a CDS encoding cytochrome c3 family protein, with translation MYQLPKKTVLSGICIVLIFGAIFTFSILAACPVKQETCPNQRPPVAFPHDMHMASFDCLDCHHVYDKAHNNILDPMELYAGNPHAKCASCHDSKHRINRQEAFHQQCIRCHLDFGRTGDAAGGPSLCGECHQTAGQTSDFVMILGEPHD, from the coding sequence GCATATGTATTGTGCTTATCTTTGGCGCGATTTTTACGTTTTCCATACTGGCCGCATGCCCGGTAAAACAGGAAACCTGCCCGAACCAGCGGCCGCCTGTGGCCTTTCCGCATGACATGCATATGGCAAGCTTTGACTGCTTAGACTGTCACCATGTCTATGACAAAGCGCATAACAACATCCTGGATCCCATGGAGCTGTATGCCGGCAACCCGCATGCAAAATGTGCATCCTGTCATGATTCAAAGCATAGAATCAATCGGCAGGAAGCCTTCCACCAGCAGTGCATCCGATGCCACTTAGATTTCGGCCGGACGGGAGATGCCGCGGGCGGCCCGAGCCTCTGCGGGGAATGTCACCAGACAGCCGGGCAAACATCGGATTTTGTGATGATACTTGGAGAACCCCATGATTAA
- the mutY gene encoding A/G-specific adenine glycosylase, with protein sequence MPKNNAPRLPADKAAKIQKALLTWYQAHHRSLPWRQSQDPYRIWVSEIMLQQTQVNTVIAYFNRFVATFPDIFCLAAADLQDVLKCWEGLGYYARARNLHKAARELVDKADGRIPDQWDAFRKLPGVGDYIAAAVLSIAFGKPWPAVDGNVKRVLARLFAIDTPVNQSAAHRQFRAVAARLLDKTSPGIFNQALIEVGALVCKPANPDCGACPVAEWCRARGEDQVSQYPVRIKKAPVPEYRMVIGVIVKGQRLLIVQRPAEAMLGGLWEFPGGVRQAGESGGSACLRNIREAVGLEVAIGSRLTTIRHAYTHFKIVADVYVCRYTGGRVRRNGPPAHCWVSINALSRYPFPGSHHKFIPLLMDINDRLSADSAFQNMGKN encoded by the coding sequence ATGCCAAAAAATAACGCCCCGCGGTTGCCGGCGGATAAAGCGGCAAAAATTCAAAAAGCGCTTCTGACCTGGTATCAGGCGCATCATCGAAGCCTCCCCTGGCGGCAATCGCAAGACCCTTACCGGATATGGGTCTCAGAGATCATGCTCCAGCAGACCCAGGTAAATACCGTGATTGCTTATTTCAATCGCTTTGTGGCAACATTTCCGGACATCTTTTGCCTCGCGGCCGCGGATCTGCAGGACGTGCTCAAATGCTGGGAGGGCCTGGGCTATTATGCCCGGGCCAGAAACCTGCACAAGGCGGCCCGGGAGCTGGTTGACAAGGCAGACGGCCGGATTCCCGATCAGTGGGATGCCTTCCGAAAGCTACCGGGGGTGGGCGATTATATCGCGGCAGCGGTGCTTAGCATTGCTTTTGGAAAACCCTGGCCCGCGGTGGACGGGAATGTGAAGCGGGTCCTGGCCCGGCTCTTTGCAATCGATACGCCGGTCAATCAATCCGCCGCCCACAGGCAGTTTCGAGCGGTTGCCGCCCGGCTTCTTGATAAAACCTCGCCGGGTATATTCAACCAGGCGCTCATCGAAGTGGGGGCCCTGGTCTGTAAACCCGCGAATCCGGACTGCGGGGCCTGCCCCGTTGCCGAATGGTGCCGCGCCCGGGGGGAGGATCAGGTGTCGCAATATCCGGTGCGCATCAAAAAAGCGCCGGTGCCGGAATACCGTATGGTGATCGGGGTGATTGTCAAGGGGCAGCGCCTTTTGATCGTTCAGCGCCCGGCCGAAGCTATGCTGGGCGGCCTCTGGGAATTTCCCGGCGGGGTTCGGCAGGCGGGTGAATCCGGGGGGTCCGCCTGTCTTCGAAATATCCGCGAAGCGGTCGGACTGGAGGTGGCCATTGGTTCCCGGTTGACAACCATCCGGCATGCGTATACCCATTTTAAAATAGTTGCCGATGTCTATGTCTGCCGCTATACTGGCGGCCGGGTGCGGCGGAACGGGCCGCCGGCCCATTGCTGGGTTTCAATAAACGCGCTGTCCCGGTACCCGTTTCCCGGATCGCACCATAAATTTATCCCTTTGCTGATGGATATTAATGACAGATTATCCGCAGATTCCGCATTCCAAAATATGGGAAAAAATTGA
- a CDS encoding methylenetetrahydrofolate reductase C-terminal domain-containing protein, whose product MIKAKPKPLDEILSYIGPYEDILIAGCGGCVSVCLAGGQKEVNILKSELDFALRDARETKQISGYTVERQCNAAYLGEIDAYAEKADCMLSMACGAGAQLLAERYPQTPVFPAVNTIAIGVDRDIGLYEERCRACGECVLAYTAGICPVTRCAKGLFNGPCGGTQGDRCEISPEVPCAWHEIFERLKAQNRLEDILRIHKPMEWRNQIQRKFVQKGYENRYLQED is encoded by the coding sequence ATGATTAAAGCCAAACCAAAGCCCCTGGATGAAATCCTTTCATATATCGGCCCCTATGAAGACATTTTGATCGCCGGATGCGGCGGCTGTGTCTCGGTCTGCCTGGCCGGGGGACAGAAGGAAGTCAATATCCTGAAATCCGAACTCGATTTTGCGCTGCGCGACGCCCGGGAGACCAAGCAAATAAGCGGCTACACGGTGGAGCGCCAGTGCAATGCCGCCTATCTCGGAGAGATTGACGCGTATGCCGAAAAGGCCGACTGCATGCTCTCCATGGCCTGCGGCGCGGGCGCCCAGCTGCTCGCCGAGCGATACCCCCAAACCCCCGTTTTTCCGGCGGTAAACACCATTGCCATCGGCGTTGACCGGGATATCGGTTTGTATGAGGAACGCTGCCGCGCCTGCGGGGAATGCGTGCTCGCCTATACCGCCGGCATATGCCCGGTGACCCGCTGCGCCAAGGGTCTTTTTAACGGCCCCTGTGGCGGCACCCAGGGCGACAGATGTGAAATCAGCCCGGAAGTGCCCTGCGCATGGCACGAAATTTTTGAGCGTTTAAAGGCCCAGAACCGGCTCGAGGATATCCTGAGAATCCATAAACCCATGGAATGGCGCAATCAAATCCAGCGCAAATTCGTACAAAAGGGTTATGAAAACAGGTACTTACAGGAAGACTAG
- a CDS encoding (Fe-S)-binding protein: MARTDIDTAPIQRILKHNKQEIKLGLKVCAHCSLCAESCFLYAATKDPRYMPSYKFINSIGRLYRKNGKVSREELTKIRDIVWHDCVLCTRCYCPFGINIPSLIALARQACRTQELYREYDREPMGTAT; this comes from the coding sequence ATGGCCCGAACCGATATTGATACCGCGCCGATCCAACGGATCCTCAAACACAACAAACAAGAGATCAAGCTGGGATTAAAGGTGTGTGCGCATTGCAGCCTTTGCGCGGAAAGCTGTTTCCTGTATGCGGCCACCAAAGATCCCCGGTATATGCCCTCATATAAATTCATCAATTCCATCGGCCGCCTATACCGGAAAAACGGAAAGGTGAGCCGGGAAGAACTGACGAAAATCCGCGATATCGTGTGGCATGACTGCGTATTATGCACCCGCTGCTACTGCCCGTTCGGAATCAATATCCCCTCCCTGATCGCCCTGGCGCGCCAGGCCTGCCGGACCCAGGAACTTTACCGGGAATACGACAGGGAACCCATGGGAACGGCAACGTAA